The genomic segment GCATTGCGGTAACCAAAGATTTGTTGCAACTGCTCCACCGGTCGCAAGGCGCCGGACATCCCGGCCGAAAGGCCCAAAAAACCAACGGGCTTGCGCTCGAAACTCTCGGGAAACTTCAGCATATCGATAAAATACTTCAACACGCCCGGCGGCCCGCCATTGTATTCCGGCGTCACCACGAGAAGACCGGCACTGTCCAGCACCGCCTTGGAAAACGGGGCGAAACTGTCCGGCTTTTCACTGTAAGAAGCCGGATCGAAGATGGCCTGAGGTAATTCAGCCAGATCGAGCAAGGCCGACTTCTCGCCTTTTTTGGACAAGGCCGCTGCCGCCAATCGAGCCACTTTCAACGTGTTGCTGCCCGGTCGATTCGTGCCGGAAATCACGGTAATCATGTCCAAAGCATGCGTTCGAGCATCCAGCGGCGCAAGCGGACAATCGAAGCCTGGGATTACGGGAAGCGCAGGGTCGGTTCGGGAGGCGAATCCTGGAGTCCGAGCGTGAAGTTCGGAATCCCGTCCCCAATCCCTTCATGGCTTCCCCCATTGAAAGTGAATTTCAATCGCTCCGGCCTTTCGGGAGAGCTGGTTCCATGGACTTGCGACGGCATGGAAAAGGTCTGTCATGCCCTGACAAAAAAAAGGCGGCGATCACTCGATCGCCGCCCGGCTGTTCCAAGACCCTGAACCAACCTAAAAATCTCCCAAAAGCACGCTCTTCCGCCTCAACGCTCCCTGCCCAATTTTCCCAAGCCCGCGATGGCGGTTCCGCAAATCGATCAAACCCAGCACCCCGAAGCGCTTGGGGACAAAAACCAGCCCCATCCCATTGTCGATGGAACTCGCGGCCGATGGCTTTTCAAACTTCGGCTTCGCGGATGCATCTTCGGTCGTTGTCATAAACACCTCAAAATCTAGTGTTGGCTTCCATTGTTTCTGCTGCTTCTTTAGCGCAGCAATTATCTTGCCATTCAGAATTGCGAATGGCGGACCCGGCGCAACACGCATCATGGACCCGAAAACCCTCCCCATTTGGGATATTCATCAAGGCATTCTCGACGCCCTGACCCGCCACAACAGGCTCGTCCTGGTGGCTCCTACCGGCTCAGGCAAGACCACCCAAGTTCCTCAGATGCTTCTCGATGCCGGTTTTGCCCAGAACCGCCGCGTCGTCATCCTCCAACCCCGTAGGGTCGCCGCTCGATCAGTCGCCGCTCGAGTGGCCTTTGAACGCCAATCCCCACTCGGTTCCCAAGTCGGTTACCAAGTCCGTTTCGATGATCAACTCGGCCCGTCCACCCTCCTCTGCTTCGTCACCGAAGGCATCCTCTTGCGCTGGATCCAGGATGACCCCCTGCTCAGCCAGATTGGAATCCTGCTCTTCGACGAATTCCACGAACGCAACCTCCTGTCGGACGCTGCCTTAGCCCTGGTCAAGCAACTCCAAACATCCCGCCGACCCGATCTCAAGATCGTGGTGATGTCCGCCACCCTCGAAGCCACCCCCGTCGCCGATTACCTCGGTAGCTGCCCGATCCTCGAAAGCAGAGGTCAAACCTACCCCGTTCAAGTCACCCACCTCGATGTTCCAGACGATCGGCCCATCCCCGAACAAGCCGCCTCCGTCACCGCCCAAATCGTCGCCGAAGGAGAACCCGGCGACATCCTCGTCTTTATGCCAGGCATGGGGGAAATCATGTCCACGATCCATTCACTCCGGGCGGAAAAACTTGCCGAGTCCGTCGAGTTGATTCCTTTGCACGGTGATCTCCCCGCCGAAGACCAAGATCGCGCTTTCGCTCCTTCTCATCGCCGCAAAATCATTATTGCCACCAATGTCGCGGAAACTTCCATCACCATCGACGGGATCCGCCACGTGGTGGATAGCGGACTGGCCCGCGTCGCCCGCTACGATGCGGAACGGGGCATCGGCACCCTCGCCATCGAGGAAATCAGCCGCGCCTCGGCCGATCAACGCAAGGGTCGCGCGGGAAGGACCGCCCCTGGCACCTGCCACCGGCTCTGGACCGAAAGCGGCCACCTGAACCGCCCGGTCAAAAACACCCCGGAAATCCAGCGAGCCGACCTGGCTGAAGTGGTACTCCTCCTGCACAGTCTCGGCATCCGCCGCGCCGCGGAGTTCGATTGGCTCGACAAACCCGGCGTCCAGTCCGTGGAAAACGCAGAAACCTTGCTGCGCGCTCTCGGAGCCCTCCGTGAGTCCGACGACGACGATCCTTCTCCCACCGACCTCACTCCGGTGGGACGGAAAATGCTGCGCTTGCCCATGCATCCGCGCTACTCACGAATGCTCATCGAAGCCTCCGTCCGCGGGTGCGTTCCTGCCGCGGCACTCTGCGCCGCGCTCATCGGCGGGCGGGATTTGCTCATGCGATTGAGTCGGGACGATCGCCACATCGCCGAAGCGCGCGAGGTTTTCGAAGGCAGTTCGATCTCGGATTTCCATACCTTGATGCGAGCTTACTCATTCGCGAGGCAAAATCACTTTGCCGTCGAGGCCTGCCGCCGATACGGCATCCATGCCCAAACCGCCCGCCAAATCGAACAGACTGATCAGCAATTGATCGAGATCGCCCGCCGCGAAGGTCTGCTCCAGCCCGCCCAGGGAGACGAGGAACTCAAGCTCCCCCCACCCGATCAAAAGCCCGGCGCCGCGAAAACGTCCGCCGCGGGATCCACGCCCGATGATCCTCTGGCGCGGTGCATCATCACCGGATTCATCGATCAACTCTGCCTCAGAAGAGACACGGGCACCCTGGAATGTTTCGTGGCCGGCGGACGAACCGGCACGTTGCAACGAGAAAGCGTCGTGCAACACGCCAAACTCTTTGTGGCCTCCTCCATCCGCGAGATCGAATCCCCGCGCGTGGGCCGTCTGACCTTGCTCGGCCTCGCCACGGCAGCCCCCCTCGAATGGCTGCTTACGATGTTCAAGGACCGCATCGTCACCAAGGTCGAATACCACTTCGATCGAACGCAAAAACGCGTCGTCGCCGCGCGCATCCTCCGCTTGCAAGGACTACCGATCACCCACGCATGCGAGTCCGAATTGGACCCTGACCGTTCCGGACGTTGCCTTGCCGAAGCCGCGGCCAAGGGACTCTTCGAACTACCCCTGCTCAACCATGACGTCCGTCAATTCATCGCCCGCGTCAATCTGGTCGCGCAAAAACTTCCCGAACTCGAAATGCCCGCTTTCCACGATGCCGCCGTGACTGACGCGATGGCCCGCGCGTTCCGCGGTCTTGACCTCGTGAAAACGGCGCAAGCCACGCCGCTGCTCGAGGCGTTCCGCGAAACGCTGGGACGCGATCGTCTCTCCTGGCTCGACGAACTCGCCCCCCTTCAGATCGCGTTGAATGAAAAGCTCACGGTGAAGATCCTCTATGCGTCCCCAAACCCTGCGTTGATCACCGGCACCGTCGAACCCGAAATCCAGCTCAAAATCACCGATTGCCTGGCCCTCACCGCCCACCCCGCCGTGGCCGAAGGAAAAGTCCCGCTCCGCATCTGGATCTGCACCCCGGACGGCAAACGACTCGAGGAAACACTCGACTGGCCGCGCTTTCGCGCCCAGTCCTACCCCAAACACCGACCCGCGCTGGTCCGGAAATTCGCCAGTGTCGCCTGGCCATGAAGCTCGCGGGTCAGGGCATCAGGTCGTAACAGTAAACGTCCCCGCCCTTCTTGATGCCGTCGCGCAAAAAGAGCTTCCCATCGCTGTAGGCCGGATGGCACCAGTTCAAGCCGCAAAGCTGCGCTCGCCCGAGTTCGTGATACTGATCCTTCGAGCCCTCAAACATCACGGCCAACCCGGCGTCCGTGAGGGCCAGCACACGCGTTCCCAACACGAGAAACCCCGCCGCGGCTCTGTCGGCCGACGTGGTGATCACTCCCTCTTTGGACCAATGCAGAGTGCCGCTCCGCAAGTCCAAACAAATCAGGTTCTTGTCCGGACCCACTCCAAACAAACTCGGGCCGATCGCCACCGGCGAACAAATATTCATGGCCGTCTCCTTCTGAATCCACGCGGGCTCGGCGCTGACAGCCGCCCCCTTGGCATTGACCTTCATCGCGATCAGGCCCGCTTGATGCGACGACACCACGACATGATTGGCATGCACCACCGGCGTCGTCACATGCCTGCCAAAGGCGGTCTTGATCGGATAATTCCACAGCAACGCGCCATCGGAGGGCGAAACCGCCATCAATCCCTCGGCCGTAAAGGCGAGCAAATGAGCTTTGCCGTCCACGTCCTGCAGCACGGGAGGAGCGTAACCCGCCATGGCATTCTGAGACTTCCAAAGGACCTGGCCGGTCATCTTGTCGAGGCAAGCAATCGAAGCGCCTTGAGGGCCGCCTGGAAACACGTAGATCCGTCCGTCCTGGATCCAAGGTGAACCGTTATTCCCATGCCGGGCGGCCCCGGGAGTCGTCCCCTTCTCCCCAATGAACGTCGCGCCAAAATCGGCGACGAAATTCTTGCGCCATAGCAGGGTGCCCCTTTCGATCTCGCGGCACTGCAACTCACCCCGGCAGGAGACCGCGTAAACCCGGTCCCCATCCACCACGGGAGTGCAACGCGGCCCGGTCGGCCCCTGCGAATCCGTAAACGCCGCGTCCACATCTTGCCGCCACAATTCCTCGCCGGTGTCTCTCGCCAAAGCTCTCAGCACTTCCCGCCCGCCGAATCCATCGAACACGAAGACCTTCCCCCTCGCAACAACAGGCGAGGCGAGCGCGTCTCCCGCCGGTTGCTTCCAAACCCGTCTCGGTTCGGCAGGCAGCGTCAAGGGCACCCTCGCCGTGGACGCCACATGGCCGTCATTGCGCGGTCCTCGCCAACGCGGCCAGTCCTCCCCCACGGAAGCCGCCTGCGGGCTCAAGAACCAAATCCCAACACAGATCATCCAACGACAATGCGTCCTCATAGTCCAAGTGGCTCGTTGCGCTTCTACAGTTGTTCCCGGCTCTCGTGTCAGGTCCCCTTCGGCACATTCTCCAGTCGCTGCCGCTCCGCCGCTTTCGCGAACGGATAATAAATGGCCATGGCCAGCACGATGGAGATCGCGCCCCAAACCGCCGCTTTCCAGTCACCCCCGGTCACCAAATAATGCCCGATGATCGGGGGAGTCGTCCAAGGCACATTGACAAATGGTTTTTGAATCACATCCCAGCTGATCAAAAGATAGCTGCCCGCTGTGAGCGTGAGAGCGCTCAAAACATAGGGGATCATCAACAACGGATTCAACACGATCGGAAATCCGAAGAAAATCGGCTCGTTGATCTGAAAAATCTGGGAAGGCAAAGAAAGCCGGCTGACCTTTCGGAATCCAGGCTCGCGGGAATGAAGCATGATCAACGCCAGCGCGATCGTCGCCCCCGTCCCGCCCACATTGACAAACGTGGTGAAGAACCCCAGGGCTGTCACATAAGGCAACGGCTGACCTTGCGCCATGGCCGCGACGTTGTCCGCCAGATACTGCAAAAAGATCGGAGCCACAATGGCATCCAGCGTGTTGTCACCGTTGATGCCGACGGACCACAGCAAGGTTACGAGCAGGGCGTAAACCAGGATGCCGGGCATGGTGTTCAATGCGAAGACCAGCGGCGAAAAGGCTTTCTGCACCCACGTGTTGACATCGACCCCCGCCACGAACCGGAGGCTCCAAAAAACGAGGACGAGAAAACACAAGGGCGCGAGGCAGAGGAAAGATTCGTACACGACCGACGGCACGCTTGAAGGCAGCCGGATCACCCATTGCTTGTCGGAAAAAGCCTTTTGCACGCGCACCGTAATCAACGCCACGAGAATGGCGGTGAACAATCCTTTCGAACCCAGACCGTCCATGGCGAGGGCCTGGTCTTTCATCTGAACCTGCATCATCAGGAAAATCAGGGTGGCCATGGAGGCGCTCACCACCGCCTCCTGCTTCAGCGTGCGGCCCAGATCATAAGCGATGGCGAAGCACGCGAAAACCGCCAGCAGACCAAACGTGGCGGTGACCGGG from the Verrucomicrobiota bacterium genome contains:
- a CDS encoding NAD(P)H-dependent oxidoreductase, which translates into the protein MITVISGTNRPGSNTLKVARLAAAALSKKGEKSALLDLAELPQAIFDPASYSEKPDSFAPFSKAVLDSAGLLVVTPEYNGGPPGVLKYFIDMLKFPESFERKPVGFLGLSAGMSGALRPVEQLQQIFGYRNAFLFPERLFLPGIGSLLDADGPLKDPELQARLERQVLRFAVFARHMLSLV
- a CDS encoding ATP-dependent RNA helicase; this encodes MELAADGFSNFGFADASSVVVINTSKSSVGFHCFCCFFSAAIILPFRIANGGPGATRIMDPKTLPIWDIHQGILDALTRHNRLVLVAPTGSGKTTQVPQMLLDAGFAQNRRVVILQPRRVAARSVAARVAFERQSPLGSQVGYQVRFDDQLGPSTLLCFVTEGILLRWIQDDPLLSQIGILLFDEFHERNLLSDAALALVKQLQTSRRPDLKIVVMSATLEATPVADYLGSCPILESRGQTYPVQVTHLDVPDDRPIPEQAASVTAQIVAEGEPGDILVFMPGMGEIMSTIHSLRAEKLAESVELIPLHGDLPAEDQDRAFAPSHRRKIIIATNVAETSITIDGIRHVVDSGLARVARYDAERGIGTLAIEEISRASADQRKGRAGRTAPGTCHRLWTESGHLNRPVKNTPEIQRADLAEVVLLLHSLGIRRAAEFDWLDKPGVQSVENAETLLRALGALRESDDDDPSPTDLTPVGRKMLRLPMHPRYSRMLIEASVRGCVPAAALCAALIGGRDLLMRLSRDDRHIAEAREVFEGSSISDFHTLMRAYSFARQNHFAVEACRRYGIHAQTARQIEQTDQQLIEIARREGLLQPAQGDEELKLPPPDQKPGAAKTSAAGSTPDDPLARCIITGFIDQLCLRRDTGTLECFVAGGRTGTLQRESVVQHAKLFVASSIREIESPRVGRLTLLGLATAAPLEWLLTMFKDRIVTKVEYHFDRTQKRVVAARILRLQGLPITHACESELDPDRSGRCLAEAAAKGLFELPLLNHDVRQFIARVNLVAQKLPELEMPAFHDAAVTDAMARAFRGLDLVKTAQATPLLEAFRETLGRDRLSWLDELAPLQIALNEKLTVKILYASPNPALITGTVEPEIQLKITDCLALTAHPAVAEGKVPLRIWICTPDGKRLEETLDWPRFRAQSYPKHRPALVRKFASVAWP
- a CDS encoding PTS sugar transporter subunit IIC, with protein sequence MNVFIEFLNRRIVPPLAAAAENPYLSSIRFGMVAVVPLTILGGLFMVFMYLPLPGWEKRIESLIPLLQVPVTATFGLLAVFACFAIAYDLGRTLKQEAVVSASMATLIFLMMQVQMKDQALAMDGLGSKGLFTAILVALITVRVQKAFSDKQWVIRLPSSVPSVVYESFLCLAPLCFLVLVFWSLRFVAGVDVNTWVQKAFSPLVFALNTMPGILVYALLVTLLWSVGINGDNTLDAIVAPIFLQYLADNVAAMAQGQPLPYVTALGFFTTFVNVGGTGATIALALIMLHSREPGFRKVSRLSLPSQIFQINEPIFFGFPIVLNPLLMIPYVLSALTLTAGSYLLISWDVIQKPFVNVPWTTPPIIGHYLVTGGDWKAAVWGAISIVLAMAIYYPFAKAAERQRLENVPKGT